GCACGTGGAGAGCCTGTACGCGCGGGAGCTGCTGGCCGACGGCGCGGGCGGGATCGGCTACCTGCTCAAGGACCGGGTGTTCAACAGCGACCAGTTCGTCGACGCGGTCCGCCGGGTCGCCGACGGCGGCACGTCGATGGACCCGCAGGTGATCTCCCGGCTGCTGGCGGGCAACGCGCGGCGCGAGCCGCTGGCGACGCTGACCCAGCGGGAGCGGGAGGTGCTGGCGCTGATGGCGGAGGGCTGCTCCAACGCCGCGGTGGCGCAGCGCCTGGTGATCAGCCAGGGCGCGGTCGCGAAGTACACCACGAACATCTTCACCAAGCTGGACATCAACCAGTCCGACGACCACAACCGGCGGGTGCTGGCGGTGCTGGCCTACCTGAACGCGCCGTCCGGTCGCACCGCGGGCTGACCGCGCGGGCCGGAACCGCGCCCACCCGGACGGGCACGGGCCGCACCACCCGGACGAGCCGAAGCCGCGTCACCCCGGGCAAAAAGGGGCCGCGGTGCCGGGACGAGCCCGGCACCGCGGCGGGAAACCCCCCGCAAGGGTTGGGCCCCGGAGCCAGGGGGGGGAGGGACTCCGGGGCCCTTTCGGGGGGTTGGCCTGCGGTTACTCGACCGCCCGGGCGGCTTCCGCCGAGGGCAGCCTGAGGATCTTGCGGGCCGGCAGCAGGGTCGCCGCCAGGGTCAGCGCGAACGCGCCCGCCACCACCGCGAGGAAGATCCACACGGGTCCGGACGGCAGCGGCCGGTCCAGCACCACCAGGCTGAACGGCATCAGCGTGGCGATCGAGGCGAAGGTCCCGAGCACGACGCCGATCCCGGCGATCACCACCGCCTCCAGCGCGAGCATCTGCATCACCTGCCTCGGCGTGGAGCCGATCAGCCGCTGCATGCCCAGCTCCCGCTTGCGCGCCGCGGTCGCCATGATCAGCGTGTTGGCCACCGAGATGAGCGTGTAGCCGGTGATCACGCCGACCAGCAGGTAGTTGACCCAGGTCTGCGTCTTGGTGCCCTCGGCGAAGGTGATGATGGCCGACCGGTCGCCGACCACCGCGCCCGGCACCCCGGACACCTTCTCCCGCACCGCCGCCGTCAGCGCCTCCGCCGACGTGCCGGCCTCGGCCTTGACCAGGACCTGCCGCGCGAGCCCGGTGGTGCTGTGCTCGGCCAGCAGCCCGGCGGGCGCGAGGATCGTCTCGTAGCCCTCCTTGGCCTCGTAGGTCGCCACCAGCGTCACCTCGACCGGTTCCCGGTCGCCGAGCCGCAGCGTGACCTTGTCGCCGATGTCCACGCCCATCTCCGCGGCGGTCTCGACGGGCAGGCCGGCCGTGGAACCGGTCAGGTCGCCGAGGTCGCCCTTGACCGGGGTGATGCCGGTGATCAGCTTCGCGCTCTCGCCGTCGACGCCCTGCATCGGCCACGGGCTCTCCACGTGCGAGCCGTCGTAGGGCTTGTCGATCCAGCCCGCGCTCGTCACGTACCGGCTGGCGCCCTCGACGCCGTCGACCGACCGCAGGTCGCGCACCACGTCCTCGGTGAAGCCGCCGGTGGTCGAGGTGACCACCGCGTCGGCCTGGAGGTCGTCGGCGAACCAGCGGAACGCCGCGGCCTCCTGGGTGGTGGAGGTGTAGAAGTTCGCCAGCGCGATGCCGACCGCGAGCATGATCGGCGTGACCGCCGCGGCCATCCGCACCGCGCGCAGCCGCATGTTGTTGTTGGCCAGGTAGCCGACCACGCCGCCGGTGGCGCGCACCGGCACCGCGAACAGCCTGCCCAGCACCTTGGTCAGGCCGGGGCTGAGCAGCGCCAGCGAGATCGCCCACGCCATCACCGCCGGACCGGCCGTGGCCGAGGCCACCGGGCCGGACAGCGCCACGCCGGTGACGATGAACAGGCCGATGCCGATCAGGAAGAACAGCACCGCGAACAGCACCCGCGGGAAGGTCACCCAGTGGCGCTGCACCGACGCCTCGGCCAGCGCCTCGACCGGGCTGACCCGCGCCGCGCGGGAGCTGGTGATGCGGGCGGCGAGCAGCGTGGTCAGCAGCGCCACCGCCGGGCCGATCAGGTAGGCGATGAAGCTCTGGTGGTACTCCACGACCGGCGAGATGACCCCGGCGTCGGAGATGACCTCGAACAGCAGCGGCCCGGCCACGATCCCCGGTATGCAGCCCAGCAGCGCCGCCACGGCGGCCACGAAGAACGCCTCGCCGATGACCATCCGCCGCACCTGGCTGGGCGTGGCGCCG
This portion of the Saccharothrix syringae genome encodes:
- a CDS encoding response regulator transcription factor; protein product: MRVVLAEDLYLLRQGLVQLLESHGFEIVAAVDNGPELLSVLLSERPDVAVVDVRLPPTFTDEGIQAALEARRQVKGLPVLVLSQHVESLYARELLADGAGGIGYLLKDRVFNSDQFVDAVRRVADGGTSMDPQVISRLLAGNARREPLATLTQREREVLALMAEGCSNAAVAQRLVISQGAVAKYTTNIFTKLDINQSDDHNRRVLAVLAYLNAPSGRTAG
- a CDS encoding FtsX-like permease family protein; amino-acid sequence: MWNLALRTLRYRKTGFIATFIGVLLGSGLVIACAGLMETGIRIAVPPERFAAVPVVVSGQQAYLVPKEDPNDTKDMKTVALAERQWLDPALADELASVDGVERVVGETSVAATVVRDGQPVQAGPQSLGHGWSSAQLGSYEKLVDGAEPTGDRDVVLDEATAGLAGVRVGDQVDVVTRGEPDSFRVTGLVRAPQRDPQSLLFFADSAIADLGEHGDRVAAFGLFVRSGVDVDTLQEELEDKLAGQPYSVLTGDDRGLAEHPEAVGGRAQLIPLAAVFGGMAVFISMFVVSSTLGLSIQQRQKEIASLRAIGATPSQVRRMVIGEAFFVAAVAALLGCIPGIVAGPLLFEVISDAGVISPVVEYHQSFIAYLIGPAVALLTTLLAARITSSRAARVSPVEALAEASVQRHWVTFPRVLFAVLFFLIGIGLFIVTGVALSGPVASATAGPAVMAWAISLALLSPGLTKVLGRLFAVPVRATGGVVGYLANNNMRLRAVRMAAAVTPIMLAVGIALANFYTSTTQEAAAFRWFADDLQADAVVTSTTGGFTEDVVRDLRSVDGVEGASRYVTSAGWIDKPYDGSHVESPWPMQGVDGESAKLITGITPVKGDLGDLTGSTAGLPVETAAEMGVDIGDKVTLRLGDREPVEVTLVATYEAKEGYETILAPAGLLAEHSTTGLARQVLVKAEAGTSAEALTAAVREKVSGVPGAVVGDRSAIITFAEGTKTQTWVNYLLVGVITGYTLISVANTLIMATAARKRELGMQRLIGSTPRQVMQMLALEAVVIAGIGVVLGTFASIATLMPFSLVVLDRPLPSGPVWIFLAVVAGAFALTLAATLLPARKILRLPSAEAARAVE